A DNA window from Aminipila luticellarii contains the following coding sequences:
- the minD gene encoding septum site-determining protein MinD — protein MGKVILIASGKGGVGKTVFTTNAGAALAQKGYKVVLIDMDMGLRNLDLCLGLENKVVYDIADALTGLCRIKQALIRDRRFEELYLISAAHHKDKGDLTPLHMKILCEKLKERFDYILVDAPAGIGDGLKLAAAGADMGLIITTPEHVAVRDADTLDRVLHELGIRERMYVVNKVKADLMTLGVVPNISEINDILKPPMAGIIQYDDNIHIAANNGIPVVLKKGTYIEENFKHIVERIIGSEQCE, from the coding sequence ATGGGCAAAGTTATTTTGATAGCATCAGGAAAGGGCGGTGTAGGAAAAACTGTTTTTACTACCAACGCCGGTGCCGCATTAGCGCAAAAGGGATATAAAGTCGTGCTCATTGATATGGACATGGGACTGCGCAATCTGGACTTGTGTCTGGGCCTTGAAAATAAAGTTGTCTATGATATAGCAGATGCCTTGACAGGATTATGCCGAATTAAACAGGCTCTTATACGGGATCGGCGGTTTGAAGAACTCTATTTAATTTCGGCAGCTCATCATAAGGACAAGGGGGATTTGACCCCTTTACATATGAAAATACTCTGTGAGAAGCTGAAAGAACGGTTTGACTATATCTTGGTGGATGCTCCTGCCGGTATCGGGGATGGTCTGAAGCTGGCCGCTGCCGGTGCGGATATGGGGCTCATCATTACCACGCCGGAGCATGTAGCGGTGCGAGATGCGGACACGCTTGACCGGGTGCTGCACGAGCTTGGAATACGGGAAAGAATGTATGTTGTAAACAAGGTAAAAGCAGATTTAATGACGCTGGGGGTCGTGCCGAATATCAGTGAAATCAACGACATATTAAAGCCGCCGATGGCTGGGATCATCCAGTATGACGATAATATCCACATTGCCGCCAATAATGGTATACCGGTCGTATTGAAAAAAGGAACTTACATAGAAGAAAACTTTAAACACATTGTGGAAAGGATCATCGGTTCCGAACAGTGTGAATAA
- the rodA gene encoding rod shape-determining protein RodA produces MKYFWNLFKNIDKILVFLPLCFAAISIMMISSTASQGHFVFDKYVTMQLVAYFLGFIAVGFILLIDYKIFENWEKPLYIVSVLLLLTVYIPGLGVEQYGSRAWINLGIMYFQPSEIVKITFVILLALYFCRNHDTLWSYKGVIMSALYASPFILIVLKEDLGGAIVLCFIWLAMVFYAGIDYRILGKFAVIFTLCLPLVYRFMASHQKERIDAFLHPSNLELGGNYQVWQSKVAIGSGGFFGKGLFQGTQKELKFLPVQKSDFIFSVIVEELGMIGGAVIIGLYTLFLYRIAKIAYNAKDHLGALIAVGFIGMFGFQIFENIAMTMGLMPVTGITLPFISYGGSSVLANMIALGLILNVGIRSKIINF; encoded by the coding sequence GATCAGCAGTACCGCATCGCAGGGGCATTTTGTGTTCGACAAGTATGTGACCATGCAGCTGGTAGCCTACTTTTTAGGATTTATCGCTGTAGGGTTTATCCTCCTTATCGACTATAAGATTTTTGAGAATTGGGAAAAACCTCTATATATCGTATCCGTGCTGCTTCTGCTCACCGTATATATTCCCGGACTGGGCGTGGAGCAATACGGTTCCCGGGCGTGGATCAATCTTGGAATTATGTATTTCCAGCCGTCTGAAATTGTCAAAATTACCTTCGTGATTCTTTTGGCGCTGTATTTCTGCCGCAATCACGACACGTTATGGAGCTATAAGGGAGTCATTATGTCGGCGCTTTATGCCTCCCCGTTTATCCTGATCGTTTTAAAAGAAGATTTGGGCGGCGCCATCGTACTCTGTTTTATTTGGCTTGCCATGGTCTTTTATGCGGGAATCGACTACAGGATACTGGGAAAGTTCGCCGTTATATTTACCCTTTGTCTTCCCCTCGTATACCGTTTTATGGCGTCTCATCAAAAGGAAAGAATTGATGCTTTTCTTCATCCTTCCAATCTGGAACTGGGAGGAAATTATCAAGTATGGCAGTCCAAGGTCGCCATTGGTTCAGGCGGTTTTTTCGGCAAGGGATTATTTCAGGGAACTCAAAAGGAGCTGAAATTTTTACCCGTACAAAAATCTGATTTTATTTTTTCCGTAATTGTTGAGGAGCTGGGTATGATCGGAGGTGCTGTTATTATCGGTCTGTATACGCTGTTTTTATACAGGATTGCAAAGATTGCCTATAATGCCAAAGATCACTTGGGAGCGCTCATCGCGGTAGGTTTTATCGGGATGTTTGGTTTTCAGATCTTTGAGAACATAGCCATGACCATGGGGCTCATGCCGGTTACCGGCATCACGCTTCCGTTTATCAGCTACGGCGGTTCCTCGGTGCTGGCAAATATGATTGCTCTGGGCCTGATTCTGAATGTAGGGATCCGAAGTAAAATTATTAACTTTTAA
- a CDS encoding penicillin-binding transpeptidase domain-containing protein — protein MEKALKSRYGQIVLVIIILMIVLFCRLFILTVMQNEEWKEQATSISTKSIYTKAPRGEILDRYGRVIAGNKQAFTLQINAGESTDKELNRVCSEVVRILEKNNEQYFDNLPIIINGNKFSYTYDNDIKEWLSEQEMPTNFTARKAFNELRIRYEVDESLDRYEAQTELQNVYKIYPPISVKNMEFTKEQDKQSFLGRYKLDQKTLTEKKAKKTDLSAKEAFYQLRTYFNIDPMLSNEQARKIMVIRNEIKAMGFRKYLPADIAKGISDNTIVEVEERSAELPQVKVVSETMRYYPNANAASHIIGYLGQISESDKEYYVDKLGYNSNDLIGKEGIESAYETTLKGKDGSKNVQVNAVGELVRTISETEPEKGKDVYLTVDLELQKTAEDALKQALKQIQVGGTFQSQYGNYHYSKAYRNANVGAVVAIEVETGDVLAMASEPDFDPNLFAAGISKEDWNALQSQNPRDYMAPAPLYNVATMTPVQPGSTFKMVTATAALESGLDPYRKLHDGGRIMVGNRPYACLIWHKNGGSHGNINLAEALEVSCNYYFYDIATGKDYYKGVSLGYRTPISIDVITSYAEQYGLGKPTGIEIPERVVGVPTAEKKMEQMKTSLKLDLKSKAEKYFRGNVVKDEDKLAKSIDTIVGWTEENPTKNQIVDRLTKMNLGVKENMIDSLADLCKYTYFNYADWTLGDEFNIAIGQGENSYTPLQMANYVATIGNEGVHNKVSLIKAIEGQKPIEKEPGTKVKLTDDRHLDQIIEGMKLVANGPKGSLKGIFGNFPVEVAGKSGTAERSGKMHPPDEVAYIKQHLRQINPKLSFDQVENEMNRLMKKEPDTYRTKDGAIRQAVINLSNGTVNYEKIDAYKSNYDNFAWVLTMAPADHPKIAVAVMIVQGGTAGYAGPVAREVIGKYLQLDKTYEDFDLNTTIQ, from the coding sequence ATGGAAAAAGCGTTAAAATCAAGATACGGTCAGATCGTCTTGGTGATCATCATACTCATGATCGTCCTGTTTTGCCGATTGTTTATTTTGACAGTCATGCAGAATGAGGAATGGAAAGAGCAGGCAACCAGTATCAGTACCAAGAGTATTTATACAAAGGCACCGAGAGGCGAAATCCTTGACCGGTACGGGAGAGTCATCGCCGGAAATAAACAGGCTTTTACATTGCAGATCAACGCAGGGGAATCTACCGATAAGGAATTGAACCGGGTCTGCAGTGAGGTCGTTCGGATATTAGAAAAAAATAATGAACAATACTTTGATAACCTGCCCATTATCATCAATGGAAATAAATTTTCTTATACGTATGATAATGATATAAAGGAATGGTTGTCAGAGCAGGAAATGCCCACGAACTTTACGGCACGGAAGGCCTTTAATGAACTGCGAATTCGATATGAGGTGGATGAATCTTTAGATCGATACGAGGCGCAGACTGAATTGCAGAACGTATATAAAATTTATCCGCCTATTTCTGTAAAGAATATGGAATTTACCAAGGAGCAGGATAAACAGAGCTTTCTTGGAAGATATAAGCTGGACCAAAAGACCCTGACAGAAAAAAAGGCAAAGAAGACAGATCTTTCAGCAAAGGAAGCTTTTTACCAATTACGGACCTATTTTAATATTGATCCGATGCTTTCCAACGAACAGGCCAGGAAAATCATGGTCATCAGAAATGAGATCAAAGCTATGGGCTTTAGAAAGTATCTGCCGGCGGACATTGCAAAAGGTATTTCGGACAACACGATTGTTGAAGTGGAAGAGAGAAGCGCAGAGCTTCCGCAGGTAAAGGTCGTTTCGGAAACCATGAGGTACTATCCAAATGCCAATGCGGCATCCCATATCATTGGGTATCTGGGACAAATTTCGGAAAGCGATAAAGAATATTACGTAGATAAATTAGGCTATAACTCCAACGACCTGATAGGCAAAGAGGGAATAGAAAGTGCTTATGAAACCACCTTGAAAGGAAAAGATGGTTCTAAAAACGTTCAGGTAAATGCGGTGGGTGAACTGGTGCGGACCATCAGCGAGACAGAACCGGAAAAGGGAAAGGATGTTTATCTGACTGTTGATCTGGAATTGCAGAAAACTGCCGAGGACGCATTGAAACAAGCGTTGAAACAGATTCAAGTGGGAGGGACCTTCCAAAGTCAGTACGGCAATTATCATTATTCCAAAGCCTATAGAAACGCAAACGTAGGAGCGGTTGTTGCCATTGAAGTAGAGACCGGAGATGTACTGGCTATGGCCAGTGAACCGGATTTCGACCCGAATCTCTTTGCGGCGGGAATCAGCAAGGAAGACTGGAATGCGCTTCAGAGTCAGAATCCAAGAGATTATATGGCACCTGCCCCTTTATATAATGTAGCGACCATGACGCCGGTACAGCCGGGCTCCACTTTTAAAATGGTCACTGCTACAGCCGCTTTGGAAAGCGGCTTGGATCCTTATAGAAAACTTCATGACGGCGGCCGCATCATGGTGGGAAACAGACCGTATGCCTGCCTGATCTGGCATAAGAACGGAGGCTCTCACGGAAACATTAATCTGGCCGAAGCCTTGGAGGTATCCTGTAACTACTATTTTTATGACATCGCCACGGGGAAGGATTATTATAAGGGCGTCAGCCTGGGGTACCGCACACCTATAAGTATTGATGTGATTACTTCTTATGCGGAGCAGTATGGACTGGGGAAGCCCACCGGAATTGAGATCCCGGAGCGGGTGGTAGGCGTTCCGACTGCTGAAAAGAAAATGGAACAGATGAAAACCAGCCTGAAACTCGATTTGAAAAGCAAGGCTGAAAAATATTTCCGGGGAAATGTGGTAAAGGACGAAGACAAGCTGGCGAAAAGCATTGATACGATTGTCGGCTGGACAGAAGAAAATCCTACCAAGAATCAGATCGTCGACAGGCTTACCAAGATGAATCTGGGCGTAAAAGAGAATATGATCGATTCTCTGGCAGATTTATGTAAATATACCTATTTTAATTATGCGGATTGGACTTTGGGTGATGAATTCAACATCGCTATCGGCCAGGGTGAAAACTCTTATACACCGCTTCAAATGGCTAATTATGTGGCCACTATAGGAAATGAAGGGGTGCACAATAAGGTCAGCCTGATTAAAGCGATTGAAGGACAGAAGCCTATTGAAAAGGAGCCGGGAACGAAGGTCAAGCTGACGGATGACAGGCATTTAGATCAGATCATTGAGGGAATGAAGCTGGTGGCAAACGGGCCAAAGGGAAGCTTAAAGGGCATTTTTGGCAATTTCCCTGTTGAAGTGGCCGGAAAGTCCGGTACGGCGGAGCGCTCCGGCAAAATGCATCCACCGGATGAGGTGGCCTATATTAAACAGCATTTAAGGCAGATCAATCCGAAGCTGTCCTTTGATCAAGTAGAGAATGAAATGAACCGTTTGATGAAAAAAGAACCGGATACCTACAGAACGAAAGACGGAGCAATCAGACAGGCTGTGATCAATCTAAGCAATGGTACTGTGAATTATGAAAAAATAGATGCGTATAAGAGCAATTATGATAACTTTGCCTGGGTATTGACCATGGCACCTGCGGATCATCCTAAAATAGCCGTGGCGGTCATGATTGTTCAGGGCGGTACGGCAGGATATGCCGGCCCTGTGGCTCGTGAAGTAATAGGCAAATATTTGCAGTTAGATAAGACTTACGAGGATTTTGACTTAAATACAACAATACAATAA
- the mreD gene encoding rod shape-determining protein MreD — MKMRFAAIIFFIAFLLQGTVLNLFSIHGATPNLILCLVVIFSFLYEDFNGLILGVVFGLLMDLCMAQYVGVAAFSYLIVSLIAINMRENINKENIASIIIVSVGSTLIYNFLYFIISAGFGSIYSLTYWLKLQPIYILYNSAIVFILYLIFIKRVVKYRNDRYLIWKKR, encoded by the coding sequence ATGAAAATGAGATTTGCTGCCATCATTTTTTTCATTGCTTTTTTATTACAGGGAACCGTGTTGAATCTGTTTTCAATCCATGGAGCTACTCCAAATTTAATTTTGTGTCTGGTGGTGATTTTTTCTTTTTTATATGAGGATTTCAACGGACTTATTTTGGGAGTAGTTTTTGGTCTGCTTATGGATTTATGTATGGCACAGTATGTGGGTGTAGCAGCATTTTCTTACTTAATAGTCAGCTTGATAGCGATCAACATGAGGGAAAATATTAACAAAGAAAATATTGCTTCGATTATAATTGTTTCGGTAGGGTCAACGTTGATATATAATTTTTTGTATTTCATAATAAGTGCAGGCTTTGGCAGCATTTATTCCCTGACTTATTGGCTGAAGCTGCAGCCGATATATATCCTCTACAATTCGGCAATTGTATTCATATTGTACTTAATTTTTATAAAGCGAGTAGTTAAATATAGAAATGACAGGTATTTAATATGGAAAAAGCGTTAA